AAGATCACGAGCCCCAGAAGAACCAGCCCAAGGAGGGAGGTCAGGATCAGATTACGAATCAACCTGTTGGGAGCTGCCGTCACGTCTGACAGGGGGACGACAACAGCCAAGCCCCAAGGGGCAAGACCAGTACCTAACGAGACGGGGATCTGAGCTTTGAGGGCATCTTCTTCCAGCTCCAGAGAGTACTCAACATGAATCGCCTTTCCTCCCTCGGCAATAAGGTTCAAGACTTTGTCCAGGTTCTTTATCTTGCCCCCCCCGATCTCTTTCAAAGACTTGCCTATAAAAGCCTCGTTGGGATGAGCAAGCAAACAGCCTTCGTTGGAGAACAAGCAACTGTAGTCATGTTCCGTCACTGAGATACCGGCGACTTCCTTGGCGAACATTTCCAAGTCGATATCCATGCCGACCACACCGATGGTTTCCCCACTCCTCTTGATGGGGATGGATACACTGGTCATAAAGTATTCCTCACCCCCGTCGATATAGGAATACGCATAGGGCTCGGCCAAGTGGGGTCTGCCAGTGCTAAAAGTACCGGTATACCAATCACCATCGTTGATGGCCTCCTCGGTGTTGTCATAGGTTCGGAGGATAGAATCACCGTTACGAATGAAATTCCCCTCAAAACGACCAGTCTCTTGAAAGCCATCGAGTCCGGCAAATTCAGCATCTTTGCCGTCAAAAGCGTTAGGCTCGAAGACAAACCATATCGCAAGGGTTCCAGGAGTTTGAACCAGAGCCTCACGAACCATGTTCAGGACATCTTTTCGGGCCTCGGGAGCGGTTCGATTACATTTTTCCAGAGCCGCCGCCACATTTTGAGCCGTTACAACGATACGGGTCATCGTTTTAGAGAGTACTTCGGCTTCTTCCCTCGAAGAGGCCAGAACCAATTTGGTTGCCTGATCAATGGCGTTGGTTCTCACCGTCAAAGCCGTATAGGCAACGATACTCCCCTGAATGATCACCAAGGCCCCCAAAAGCAATGCCAACATTTTCCCTCGAAGTCTGAGTTTTGTCATTTTTACACCTCAATTTCCTACTTAAAGATTAATCCCAAAAGCGATTTTATCTATGTTATCAGTATAGCATGTTTAAAAAATACAGGAGGAGCTATAACTCATGACTTTTTATCGAGGGGCTCGAGAGAAAAAAGCAGAGCCTTGTAGGCTCTGCTTTTACGGTATTGAGAGAGCTAAAAGCTGCAAAGTTCGGCGTGAAGAGGCTTCGCTCTACAGAGCTCCAAGACCTCAGAGCGGACCGCTTTCAGAACCGATCCGTTCTCTACGTCGGAAACAACACGCTGGATCCAATCGGCAATCCTGACCATCTCGTCCCGACCAAAGCCTCGGGTGGTCACGGCCGGTGTCCCTATTCGGACGCCACTGGTCACAAAGGGACTGAGAGTCTCAAAGGGAACGGTGTTCTTGTTGACGGTGAGCCCTGCCTCGTCCAGCGCCTGCTGAGCAGCCTTGCCTGTGACCCCCTTATTCGTCAGGTTGAGCAACATAAGATGATTATCCGTGCCCCCCGAGACCAGGTGGAAATCACGCTTCATAAGCGCCTCGGCCAATGCCGAGGCGTTCTCCACGACACGTCTCTGATATTCCTTGAAATCGGGACGAAGAGCCTCTCCAAAGGCCGCGGCCTTGGCTGCGATAATGTGCATTAAAGGCCCACCCTGCATGCCCGGAAATATGGCCGAATCGACTTTTTTAGCCATCTCTGCGGTGCACATGATCATACCGCCTCGAGGCCCCCGAAGAGTTTTATGGGTCGTAGTGGTGACGAAATCGCAGAAGGGAACGGGGTTTTTATGGTACCCGGTCGCCACCAAACCAGCGATATGGGCAATGTCGAACATGAGATACGCTCCAACTTCGTCGGCGATTTTCCTGAAAAGCTCGGCGTCAATCTCTCTGGGATAGGCACTCGCACCACAGACGATCATCTTAGGTTTGTGTTCCTTAGCCAGGCGATGGACCTCGTCGAAGTCGATAGTCTCGGTATCCTTTCGAACGCCGTAGGGGATGACGTTATACAGCTTCCCCGAGAAGTTGACCGGTGAACCGTGGGTCAGGTGCCCGCCGTGACTCAGGTTCATGGCCAGGATGGTATCTCCAGGATTGAGGACCGAGAAATACACGCCCATATTTGCCTGGCTCCCCGCATGGGGCTGAACGTTGACATGATCGCATCCGAAGAGCTTTTTGGCTCGCTCAATGGCCAGATCCTCGGCCTTGTCCACAACCTCACATCCGCCGTAATACCGCTTGTTGGGATAGCCCTCAGCGTACTTGTTGGTCAGAACGGACGCCATTGTAGCCAAGACCTCTGGAGACACGAAATTTTCCGATGCAATGAGCTCGATCTGGTGCTCCTGGCGACACGCTTCCTCGCGAAGGATAGCCGAAAGCTCCTGATCGGATTTTGCCAGCGCAATCGCTGCGTTGAAAAACATGACGACCCCCACCTTTCGCCTTTATACACGGGCACGCAAGGCCCCCCCTACGATTACCCATGAACACTAATTCCATTGAAAAGTATAACAAAAAAGTGAGCCGGAGACATCATCAAAAAAAGTTTGTTGACCTTCTGTAAGTCTCTGCGAATTTTATATATGCACGAGTGTATGAGCCTCTTTACGATACATGCAACTTACTGCCACAGTTTGAACTCTAAATACGTTTTCGACACAGCTTCGGATTTTGGAACAATGTCTATTTCCCTGTTTGTCCGTTTCGTTCATACGTATACGTGTATCGCTCCACCTTTTCAAGGTCATCGTGGGCGATTTCTTCCGCAAAGAGGCTTCGCTGCTTCAAAGGATTTCATCCTATTCTCACTTTTTAGATAGAGATGCCGTACCATTCAACCCGATGCTCAAGGCCACACCACGTTGACCGGATCTCGCAGGATCATACCACCGTCCATCACGTTCTCCAGAAAAACGAGCAAGCCATCCAACTTTTCCGACTCATCCACAACCTCGATCAGAATGGGAAGGTTCTCGGACAGGCGCAAAATCTCGGCAAAATGGATTTGAGAGTTCGCGCCAAACCCCGATAATCCTTTAAAAACGCTGACACCGGCTATATTTAAGCGAGACGCTTCCTCCAGGATCACCCTGTAGAGTGGATGGCCGTTCCGACGATCTCCTTCCCCAATGTAGATCCGAAGCCGTTCCCTTTCTTTTTTGTACATGGTATCCATCGACCTCCTTTGCTTAGAGCATTCGAGCCACAACCGTTCCGATCCAGACAGCTCCCATTCCCAGGATTTGGCTCCCCAAGAGATACCCTACAGCCCAAGCGACCGCAGAGGTCGAGGCAAGACTGAAGATCTCAAAAGTCATGGTGGAAAATGTTGTGAAAGCTCCTGCAAATCCCGTCAAGACGATAAAGCTCACCGAGTTCGGCAGAAGATAGCGTTCGTTAGCCAAGGTCCAGATAAAGCCGAAGATGAAGCAACCCAAGACGTTGACCGTCATCGTCCCCCAGGGAAAGGCTCCGCCGAACCGTTCCTGAATCCAGCCCGATACGGCATATCGGGAAAGCGCTCCAAATGCACCGGCACACATTATTCCGATAAAATTTGACACGTGAACCTCCCTGTTTTTACATGGTATAGTATGAATGCTGAATTCAAGCAACATACCCGATCCCTACGAAAACATTGACTGAAAGGACGGCGAACTGTCTATGGATAAAGATACCATCAAACGACAGGTCTGTCAGGCCATCGACGAATACGGCGAACGAGCGATAAACCTGGCACGGGACGTGGAACGAGAACCTGAGTTGGGTTTTAAAGAGTTTAAAACCTCACAGAAGATTCAGGACTTCCTCACGTCCCTCGGACTGGCACCTCAAACTCATCTCGCCCGAACCGGGGTCAAGGCAACCCTGTCCTGTGGAACACCAGGACCGACTGCGGCCATCCTGGGCGAGCTGGACGGCATCATCTGCTCGAATAGTCCCAAAGCGGATCCGGAGACAGGAGCTACCCACACTTGCGGACATCACCTTCAACTTGGTGCCCTCATTGCCGCCGCTGCCGGCTTTGCCGCCTCGGGCGTTTCTGAACATCTGGCCGGTCGTATCACTTTCTTTGCTGTCCCTGCCGAGGAGTTCATCGAGATCGGCGAGCGAAACGACATGAGATCACGAGGAGAGATCGGTTTCCTCGGAGGAAAACAGGAACTCGTTCGACTTGGGGCTTTCGACGATATTGATATGGCGATGATGGTCCACGCCGGCACTGACATGCCCGAGTCCTCAGTAGGGATCGGCGAGACGGGCAACGGGTTCATCGCCAAGACCATTCAATACATCGGCAAAGCCACCCACGCAGCAGCCGCTCCCCACGAAGGTGTGAACGCCCTGAACGCCGCGATCTTGGGGATTAACGGCATTCACGCCATGAGAGAGACTTTTATAGACGACGACCACGTTCGAGTCCACTTCATCATCACCAAGGGCGGCGATACTGTAAACTCCATCCCGGCAGACGTTCGAATGGAAGCCTACGTTCGAGGCAAAACTCTGGACAGCATCAACGGAACCCACGCCAAGTTCGACCGGGCCTTTCGGGCCGGTGGAGACGCGGTGGGAGCGTCGACCGAGATTCACACCATTCCAGGTTATCTTCCCCTGGCCTGCAACCCCGAGATGAACGACCTTTTCGGTACAAACGCCGAAGCTCTCCTCTCATCCTCTCACGTCCACCGAGTGGGGCACTTCAACGCCTCCACCGACATGGGAGATATTTGCCACCTCATGCCGGCTATTCATCCCTACACAGGCGGTGTCCAGGGGGCGCTGCACTCTAAAGAGTTCACTGTTCTGGATTACGAAGCCGCTGTGCTCGTTCCAGCTAAAGCCATGGCCATGACCGTTATCGATCTCCTGGCAGACGGGGCACAGAAGGGAGGAGAACTGCTGCATCGATATGTCCCCCTTATGACAAAAAAGCGATACCTGGAGATCCTGGAGGGATATTTTTCATAATTTCGCAAAGGTCAGGGATAACGGAAATCTGCTTCTATACTAATAGAGAAAAGGAGGAGTTCTTTCGTGAAAGACGGTATCAAAAATATCAAGATCCACGCTATCGTTCTCGTTTTAGTCGTTGTCAGCGAACTTATCGGAATCCACGCTTTCAAGGTGGGACCAGGAAAGCTGGTTTTGCTTCCCATGCTGTATGCCCTCGTTCTGGGATCTCTCCTGGGTCCCAAGTTTGTGAAGGTACTCAATCAAAAGGACATGGTGAACGCAGGAAGCCTTGTCGGAGTCACTCTCATGCTTCTTATGGCTCGCTACGGCACTCTTGTTGGCCCTAATCTGCCAGCCATCATCAAGTCAGGTCCTGCCCTGCTCCTCCAGGAGCTCGGTAACCTCGGAACGGTGCTTCTGGGGATCCCCCTGGCGGTGTTCCTCGGCCTGAAGCGAGAGGCTATCGGAGCAGCCCACTCGGTTGCCCGGGAACCCAACGTCGCCCTTATCAGCGATGTGTACGGCCTGGATGGACCGGAGGGCCGAGGCGTCATGGGCGTCTACATCTGCGGAACCGTTTTCGGGACCATTTTTTACGGCCTTATGGCGACCACTGCAGCTGCCTACCTGCCCCTGAGCCCCAAGGCTCTCGCTATGGCGTCCGGCGTCGGCAGTGCCAGCATGATGACAGCCTCGGTGGGCTCTCTCTCCGCCATGTTCCCCAACATGGCCGGCGAGCTTCAGGCTCTGGGTGCCGCCAGTAACATGCTCTCGGGACTGGACGGCCTGTACATGTCTCTTTGGCTGGCTCTGCCCATGTCCGAATGGTTGTACCGAACCGTCTACAAGGTAAAATACGGTACTGTACCTGAGCGCCCAGTACGAAAGGGGGAAACCCGATGAAGTTCTTCGAGGTCGCCGTCGTTCTTCTCATCGTGGCGGTTATGAGCCTGATCGGCAACCTGGTCGGGTTTCATAACGGCATCGTCGAATCCTTGCCCGGGATGGCCTTTCTCGTCCTGCTGTGCATGGTAGGGGTACTGCTGGGCAAGATAATTCCGGGGAACATCCCAAGTGTGGCCTGGATCGTCCTCATCGGATGCATCATGACCTACCCCGATTTTCCCGGAGCAGCAACTCTGAGCGCCTGGGTCAAGAAGGTTCACTTCCTGTCGCTCACTACTCCCATCCTGGCTTACGCCGGTCTGGCCGTGGGTAAGGACCTGGACCTGCTCAAAAAAGCGGGATGGCGCATCGTGGTGGTGTCCATCGTCGTTTTCATTGGCACCTATATCGCTTCGGCTCTGATCGCCCAGGGTATCCTGAGCGCTACAGGGCAGCTTTGAGGCACTAACAAACGCAGCAAAAAACACAGGGCTCTCGACCTACAGCGAGAGCCCAGCGTTTTTTATCCCCATCGTCCTTTAGTTTTAGAAGAGTTACCGGAACAAATCCCCCCGCTCTTTAGAGACCTTTATCTCGCCGGACTTGATCTTGGCAAAGATCTGGTCCATCTTTTTTTGCACGTCTTCCCTGAGATTCGGGTTTTCTGCAGGGAGGCCAACGCCGTCGTTGGAGGCGTTGAAGATCATGGTCTGACCGCCGGGGAAGCTCCCCTCAAGATCTGCCTTCACCATGTCAAAGGTGGCGTTGGCGATTTTCTTGGTTGCCGAGGTCAGAATGATGGAGTGGGTACCATCGTAGATTCCGTCGGGGTATTGATCCACGTCGACCCCCACAACCCAGGCCGGCTCCCCGCCACGAGCTCGAGATTTAGCCTCGTTGATAACCCCAACGCCCACACCGCCGGCAGCGGCGAAGACAACGTTCACATCCCGATCAAACATGGAGGCCGCAAGCTGTTGCCCTGCCGCCACGTCGGAAAAAGTTCCCTGATACACGAAGTTATCTGGGTTCATGTTCACGGTCGTCCCATACGTTTCGTTGGAATAAGCGACGCCCTGCTGAAATCCCCAGTTGAACCTCTGAACTGCGGGGATCTCCATACCACCGATAAAGCCCACATCGCCTTTTTTGATCTGAAGGGCAGCTGCGACACCAGCCATGAAGCCCGCTTCATGCTCCGCAAAGAGGATAGCCACGGTGTTTTTCTTCACATCGGGAGCATAGTCACCCTTGTGGGGCTGACCGTCCAGGAGAACAAATTTGGCCTTGGGATACTTGGCCTGGGCCTTATAGATACTGGTCTCGAATTTGAACCCCGGAGTGACAATGCACCGATATCCGGCATCATACAGGTTACTTATCTCCTTGAGATAGTCCGCCTCGGTGGTGCCACCGGGCTTGAGGTACTTTACCTTAACCCCCAGTTCTTTCTGAGCCCGAAGAACACCTTCCCATGTCCCCTGGTTGAAGGATTTGTCGTCTATCGTCCCAGCATCGGTGACCATGCCTACCTTCAGGGAGGCAGCATAGCCCACCGTCCCCCAAACCATGAAAACCAACAACGCACCCGTAAGAACAGCCACAGTCGTTCGTTTCACGTCTATCAACTCCTTCACGTCAATCAGCCAACTCACACTGCCGTCTTACCTCTGTATCACCGCTGCAACGAGAGATCCAAGATCCGGCCTCTGATCTCCTAAGATGATCCCGTTCACGAAAAGCCTCTCGGCGGCTTCCTCGTTGATTCTGTCATTGACGTGGAATTCAGCCAAAGCATCTCCCCTCTCTACAAAATCACCGAGACGGACTTTCATCCAAAAACCGACCGCCGGGTCGATTGCGTCTTCCTTTCGTTCCCGTCCAGCCCCCAGGAGGACCGATGCGGTTCCCAGCGCCGCGGTATCCATAGCACAGACATATCCTGACCGCCGGGCCGGCACGGGAACGATCCGACGAGCTTTGGGAAGACGCGAAAAATCACCACATACCCGAGGATCGCCACCGTGGAGTTCGATCATCTCCTGAAATTTCTCCAGAGCCCGGCCATCTTTTAAAGCCCGCAACACAGCCTTTTCGGCGGTTGGGCTATCCCCAAAGACCTCTCCCATAACCAGCATCTCCGTCGCCAGAAGCACAACGAGGTTTCGAAGATCGCCGTGGTTCTCGTCTCGCAGGATCTCAACGGCTTCCATAATCTCAAGGGCGTTGCCCACGGCGTTCCCCAAAGGCTGATTCATGTCGGTCACCAAAGCTTTCGTGGGTTTACCCCCATGATACCCGATCTCCACCATGATACGGGCCAGCTGCTTCGCACTGGTCACATCAGGCATAAAAGCCCCACTCCCCCACTTGACGTCCAGAAGAATCCGGTCGCTTCCGGCCGCCAGCTTCTTACTCATGATACTGGATGCAATGAGAGGCATAGAGTCCACTGTGGAGGTAACGTCCCGAAGGGCATACAGTTTCTTGTCCGCAGGGGCCAGAGACGCCGTCTGCCCGATAACCGAGGCCCCGCAGGCGTCCACAATCCGAAAGAAGTCGTCCATCTCCTGATAGACCTTATACCCCGGGATGGACTCCAGCTTGTCCAAAGTTCCTCCGCTGTGCCCCAGCCCTCGCCCGGACATCTTGGCGACCACTCCTCCGCACGCTGCCACCAACGGAGCCACGGCGATGGTCGTCGTATCGGCCACACCCCCGGAGCTGTGTTTGTCCACTTTGATTCCCGGTATGGCCGAGAGGTCAACAGAATCACCCGAATTCACCATAGCCAGGGTGAGATCACCAGTTTCGCGAGCATTCATCCCCTGAAACCATATGGCCATGCACAGGGCTGCCGCCTGATCGTCACCTATTCGACTCCGGGTGTATTCCTCCACGAAAAAGTCGATCTCCTTGCGAGAAAGCTCACCCCCCATCTGTTTCGCCCGAATGATCTCAGGCATACGCATGGCCCCACCTCTCATTCCCTAGAAAGAATCAGGATTCTCCATGATCTATATAAACCACAAACCTATTGGTATCGTATAAAATCATAGCATGGCTTACGACGTACTTCAAAATTCCCTGGTCAAATGTCGCCGAACGTCAAAAAAGGACGGCGACCCCGGGGACAGCTCGTACAAGGACAACCCGTCCGTGGAAAAAGATCACGTGTAGACCAGGGAGGAGATGCGATATGGAATACGTGGTCGAGATGAAGCACATCCGAAAAGAGTTTCCCGGCGTGGTGGCAAACGACGACATCACCCTTCAGGTCCGTCCGGGAGAGATCCACGCACTGCTTGGGGAAAATGGAGCCGGAAAGTCCACCCTTATGGGAGTGCTCTTCGGCCTCCATCACCCAGACGAGGGAATCATCCGAATCAAGGGAAAGGAGGTCCGGATTACCAATCCAAACATAGCCAACAATCTGGGGATCGGCATGGTCCACCAGCATTTTAAACTTGTTCAGACCTTCACGGTCACGGAGAACATCATCCTGGGCAACGAAGGCTCCATCATCCTGAACCGATCGGAGGCGACCAAAAAAATAGAGGCCCTGTCCGAGAGATACGGTCTGAACATCGACGGAAACGCAAAAATTGAGGACATCTCCGTGGGGATGCAACAACGGGTTGAAATTCTGAAGATGCTCTATCGCGACGCGGACGTGCTTATCTTCGACGAACCTACGGCGGTACTCACTCCTCAGGAGATCGACGAGCTCATGGAGATCATGGCGAGACTCATTGGTGAGGGAAAGTCTATAATTCTAATCACTCATAAGCTTCGAGAAATCAAGGCTGTTGCTCATCGTTGTACCGTCATCCGGCGCGGACGATATGTGGGTACGGTCGACGTGGCGAACACCACTCAGGAGGAGATGGCCTCCATGATGGTGGGTCGGGAGGTCGTTTTTAAGGTGGACAAAGCCCCGGCCATTCCCGGCGATGTGGTCTTGGACGTCAGAAACCTGACCGTCATAGGCGACCGAAAAACCAAGGCACTGACGAACGTCTCGCTCCAGGTTCGATCCGGAGAGATCGTTGGGATCGCAGGGGTGGACGGTAACGGCCAAACCGAGCTTGTCGAGGCCATCACCGGCCTCCGTTCAGTGACGTCGGGCGACATCCTTCTGAAGGGAAAATCCATCTCGTCCATGCCGCGTCGGCAGAGAAACGAGCTGGGCATCGCTCATATTCCCGAGGATCGACATAAGCATGGGCTTGTTCTCCAGTTCTCCGTAGGTGAAAACCTCGTTCTCAAGGACTACTACCGTCCCCCCTTCTCGTCCAGAGGTTTTCTGAACTTCGACGAGATTCGTTCACACGGGGAACGGATCATGGAGCTTTTCGACGTTCGAGCAGGACAGGGCGTCGATTCCGCTGCCTTCGGACTCTCGGGGGGAAACCAGCAAAAGGCGATCGTCGGACGGGAGATGGACGGAAACCCCGAGCTTCTCCTCGCCGTTCAACCCACGAGGGGGCTGGATGTCGGAGCGATCGAATACATTCATCGCCGCCTTGTGGAACAACGGGACAGGGGTAAGGCTGTTCTTCTGGTGTCCCTTGAGCTGGACGAACTCTTCAATCTCTCAGACCGTCTGGTGGTTTTCGGAGCCGGTCAGGTGGTGGGGACGGCGTCAATCGACGAGGTGGACGAGGCGCAGGTTGGTCTCATGATGGCGGGTATCGAAAGGAGAGATGCCTCATGAGGAACAAAGGAAGCTCTCTGCTCATCTCCCTGTCGGCCATCGCCCTTGGCCTGCTGGCAGGGGCCTTGCTGATGGCCGCCATAGGAAGCGACCCGATGGAGGGATATTTCTTTCTCTTCAAGGGCGCGCTCATGAACGTTGAGCGTCTGGGCAACACCCTGGCAACGGCAGTCGCACTCGCGCTCACGGGGCTATCCGTAGCCTTCGCCTTCAAGACGGGGCTCTTCAACATCGGTGCGGCGGGACAGATGCTCATAGGTGGTTTATGTGCAACCGCCGTGGCCCTCACCGTCTCAATTCCAAGACCGTTGCTTCTTACGATGACGATCTTCTCGGGCTTCGCCGGGGGAGCTCTCTGGGGAGCAGTTCCGGGATTTATCAAGGCCAGGTTCAACGTCCACGAGGTGGTCGCCACCATCATGATGAACTGGATCGCCTACTGGGTGGTCTACTACACCGTCCCGGCGTGCTTCAAAGGCTCGTACCTGGAGACCGAATCTCAGATCATTCCCGAAACAGCTTCTCTCAAGACACCCTGGCTCACAGCAATGTTTGACGGCTCCTTCATCAATCTGGGAATATTCATCGCCCTTCTCGCTGTGATCGTCATCCACGTCGTCCTCAAAAAAACGACCCTCGGATACGAGCTCAAAGCCGTGGGATACAACCGCGACGCCGCGCAATATGCAGGCATTCGGGTGGAACGAAACATGATGCTGTCCATGGCCATCGCAGGCGGACTGGCTGGTCTGGCCGGAACCGCCTTCTACACGGGCTACGCCTCGAACATGCAGATCGGCGTCCTCCCCTCCCAGGGATTCGACGGCATCGCTGTGGCCCTTTTAGGAGCAACCGAACCCTGGGGTGTTCTGGGCTCATCTCTGTTCTTCGGAATTCTCCACTCGGGCAAGGGTTTTATGAATGCGATGACCGACATACCTCCAGAGATTTCGGACACCATCATCGCCACGGTTATCTACTTCACGGCCACCAGCGTTCTTTTCAGTCGGGTCTGGGGATATTTCCGACGCACAAAGGCTCGGGCCACACGAGACGACGGCCACCCCGTCGAGGAAGGAGCATAACCATGGAGTTCTGGCCCATCATCACCCAGATATTCCCCTACGCCATGGCGCTGACCATGCCGCTTCTCATCACGTCCCTCGGCGGCCTGTTCAGCGAAAGAAGCGGCGTGGTCAACATCGGCCTGGAGGGCCTCATGGTCATCGGTTTTTTCGCCTCGGCCATCGTCGTTCGAGGTCTTGAACAGACCTCCCCGAACTGGGCAATCCCACTGGGGCTTCTGGCTGCGGTCGTTTCGGGGGCGGCGTTTTCCCTGCTTCATGCCTTCGCCTCTATCAACCTTAACGCCGACCAGATCATCAGCGGAACAGCCATCAACTTGATGGCCTCGGCCCTGACCGTTTACCTAGCTCGAACCATGACCGGCAGCGGCAACATCCGAATCCAAAGCGGCATCATTCGCCGTGATATCCCAGGACTCTCTGAAATCCCCGGCATCGGCCCCCTTCTCTTCAGTCAAACCTACTGGACCACCTGGGTCGTGCTTCTCATTCTGGCGGTTTCGTGGTTTCTCCTGTATCGCACGTCCTTCGGGCTCCATCTTCGGGCATGCGGCGAACACCCTTCAGCTGCTGCATCGGCAGGCATCAACGTGTACAGGATGCGGTATCTTGCCGTCATCACATCTGGGGCCCTCTCTGGACTGGGAGGTGGGATCATCCTCGTCACCTACGCAGGAGAGTTCAACGGTACCGTTGCGGGCCTGGGATTCCTCGCTCTGGCGGCCCTCATCTTCGGTCAATGGAAACCCCTGGGTATCTTGGGAGCTACCTTCTTCTTCGGCTTCGCCACCACCATCGCCAACGTCTCACAGGTCATCCCCGAGCTGGCCGTTGCCCCTCCATTGCTTCTGAAAAGTTTCCCATATCTGGTGACCCTGGTGGCGTTGGTTCTCTTCTCCAAGTCATCCAGGGCTCCAAAAGCAGCGGGACGCCCCTACTACCCCGGACAGGGGTAACTGAGCGAACTCAGATCAGAGTTGCCAGCTCATCAAGTTTTTCTTTAAACAGATCCAGCGTGGCCTCGACAGGCTCCTTCTGAGCCATGTCCACGCCTGCCCCTCGAAGAAGCTCGATCGGTGAGCGGGACGAGCCGCCGGATAAAAAGTCCAGATACCGTGCCCGTGCGGGCTCTCCCTCACGAAGGATGCCCTCGGCAAGGGCGGTGGCAGCCGAATATCCCGTGGCGTACTGGTACACGTAAAACGCCGAATAAAAATGGGGGATTCTGGCCCATTCGATACCGATTTCCTTATCGACAGTAATTTCGGAGCCATAGTACTCCTTGTTGAGCTTAGACCACAGAGCACAAAGCCCCTCTGGCGTGAGGGGTGTCCCCTCCTCGACCATTCGGTGGGT
Above is a genomic segment from Dethiosulfovibrio peptidovorans containing:
- a CDS encoding sugar ABC transporter permease, translating into MRNKGSSLLISLSAIALGLLAGALLMAAIGSDPMEGYFFLFKGALMNVERLGNTLATAVALALTGLSVAFAFKTGLFNIGAAGQMLIGGLCATAVALTVSIPRPLLLTMTIFSGFAGGALWGAVPGFIKARFNVHEVVATIMMNWIAYWVVYYTVPACFKGSYLETESQIIPETASLKTPWLTAMFDGSFINLGIFIALLAVIVIHVVLKKTTLGYELKAVGYNRDAAQYAGIRVERNMMLSMAIAGGLAGLAGTAFYTGYASNMQIGVLPSQGFDGIAVALLGATEPWGVLGSSLFFGILHSGKGFMNAMTDIPPEISDTIIATVIYFTATSVLFSRVWGYFRRTKARATRDDGHPVEEGA
- a CDS encoding sugar ABC transporter permease, with product MEFWPIITQIFPYAMALTMPLLITSLGGLFSERSGVVNIGLEGLMVIGFFASAIVVRGLEQTSPNWAIPLGLLAAVVSGAAFSLLHAFASINLNADQIISGTAINLMASALTVYLARTMTGSGNIRIQSGIIRRDIPGLSEIPGIGPLLFSQTYWTTWVVLLILAVSWFLLYRTSFGLHLRACGEHPSAAASAGINVYRMRYLAVITSGALSGLGGGIILVTYAGEFNGTVAGLGFLALAALIFGQWKPLGILGATFFFGFATTIANVSQVIPELAVAPPLLLKSFPYLVTLVALVLFSKSSRAPKAAGRPYYPGQG